Proteins from a genomic interval of Pseudomonas paeninsulae:
- a CDS encoding TetR/AcrR family transcriptional regulator, producing the protein MPATQPIPDSSRYQSTRLKALSLFASRGFSTVSMRDLAKHLGIQPGSLYNHIESKEALLFELIEELYEQLLHGARQVQRRAATPAERLHGLLEAHLRLHASMAAHFRLAEYDSHCLASEQQAHIRELRARYTQLLVECVERLTGQPAGNSRRAALNGIVALLNQLPAWVEAPEMSPTARHALLRDMVLSALGGALRAPQD; encoded by the coding sequence ATGCCAGCCACCCAGCCCATCCCCGATTCCTCGCGCTATCAGTCCACCCGCCTCAAGGCATTGAGCCTGTTTGCCAGCCGCGGTTTCAGCACTGTCAGCATGCGCGACCTGGCTAAGCACCTGGGCATCCAGCCGGGCTCCCTCTACAACCACATCGAAAGCAAGGAAGCGCTGCTGTTCGAGCTGATCGAGGAGCTCTACGAACAGCTGCTGCACGGCGCCCGCCAGGTGCAACGGCGCGCTGCCACGCCCGCCGAACGGCTGCACGGCCTGCTCGAGGCGCACCTACGGTTGCACGCCAGCATGGCCGCGCATTTTCGTCTTGCCGAATACGACAGTCACTGCCTGGCCAGCGAGCAGCAGGCGCACATCCGCGAACTACGCGCGCGCTACACACAGCTGCTGGTCGAGTGCGTGGAGCGACTTACCGGCCAGCCGGCCGGCAACAGCCGCCGCGCCGCGTTGAACGGCATCGTGGCCCTGCTCAATCAGTTACCGGCCTGGGTCGAGGCGCCCGAGATGAGCCCGACGGCACGCCACGCGTTGCTGCGCGACATGGTGCTGAGCGCGCTGGGCGGCGCGTTGCGCGCGCCCCAGGACTGA
- a CDS encoding MerR family transcriptional regulator codes for MTAKTYSISELARELDVTTRTIRFYEEQGMLIPTRRGQERIFTAKDRVALKLILRGKRIGFSLAECKTLIELYDPQGDNRNQLEIMLGKIAERRLQLEQQLLDIQQMQLELDTAEERCHAALQGIPATQ; via the coding sequence ATGACGGCCAAGACCTACAGCATTTCCGAACTGGCGCGCGAGTTGGATGTGACCACTCGGACCATTCGTTTCTATGAAGAGCAGGGCATGCTGATACCGACCCGTCGCGGCCAGGAGCGGATCTTTACGGCCAAGGACAGGGTCGCGCTAAAGCTGATTCTGCGCGGCAAGCGCATTGGCTTCTCCCTGGCCGAATGCAAGACCCTGATCGAGCTGTACGACCCGCAGGGCGACAACCGCAACCAGCTCGAGATCATGCTGGGCAAGATCGCCGAACGGCGTCTACAGCTGGAGCAGCAGTTGCTGGACATCCAGCAGATGCAGCTGGAACTGGACACGGCCGAAGAGCGTTGCCACGCCGCCTTGCAGGGCATCCCCGCGACGCAATAA
- a CDS encoding DcaP family trimeric outer membrane transporter, with product MHVEKLITKPVKAKVLCVAITASLAGFMAPASADTASDMKALKAQVEALQNSIAALEQKQAETAKAVAPANSVTAGTTPGSFKLPGSTTSVKFGGYVKADLLYSDTSAGVGSTLDQLLVPGSIPLDGDTNTEDGQITLHARQTRLNFATSTPTAWGDLKTFVEADFFGSNGNEAVSNSNGPRTRHAFGSLGGLLAGQTWSTFMDAGSLPETLDFGGPVGELFVRQTQVRWTEGFDGGSWSIAAESPESFLTTANVGGGTNALTDDDKVPDLVARLDFNTAVGRFALAAMARNIRVDTAAGADDQWGGALAAYGVVPTVGKDTFQFSLTAGNALGRYMGQAVFSDGSVDTAGELSLNNQWGAILAYRHFWMDNLRSTLALSTARASNPSGVTTANMNESSDTAHLNLLWSPVASTTFGLELIHARRETEDGRNGDLNRVQTSAQYNF from the coding sequence ATGCACGTTGAAAAATTGATCACCAAGCCCGTCAAGGCCAAAGTCCTCTGCGTGGCGATCACCGCCAGCCTTGCTGGCTTCATGGCGCCCGCCAGCGCCGACACCGCGTCCGACATGAAGGCGTTGAAGGCGCAGGTCGAGGCGCTGCAGAACAGCATTGCGGCGCTCGAGCAGAAGCAGGCCGAAACCGCCAAGGCCGTCGCGCCCGCCAACAGCGTGACCGCCGGCACCACCCCAGGTTCGTTCAAGCTGCCCGGCTCCACTACCTCGGTCAAGTTCGGCGGCTACGTCAAGGCCGACCTGTTGTACAGCGACACCAGCGCGGGCGTGGGCAGCACGCTTGACCAGTTGCTGGTTCCGGGTTCGATTCCCCTGGACGGCGACACTAATACTGAAGACGGTCAGATTACCCTCCACGCGCGCCAGACCCGTCTGAACTTCGCCACCAGTACGCCGACCGCTTGGGGCGATCTCAAGACCTTCGTTGAGGCCGACTTCTTCGGCTCGAATGGCAACGAGGCCGTCAGCAACTCCAATGGCCCGCGCACCCGCCATGCCTTCGGCAGCCTCGGCGGCCTGCTCGCCGGCCAGACCTGGTCTACCTTCATGGACGCGGGCTCCCTGCCCGAGACCCTGGACTTCGGCGGCCCGGTCGGCGAACTCTTCGTCCGCCAGACCCAGGTGCGTTGGACCGAGGGCTTCGACGGCGGCTCCTGGTCGATTGCGGCGGAAAGCCCCGAGTCCTTCCTGACCACGGCCAATGTCGGCGGCGGTACCAATGCGCTAACCGACGACGACAAGGTGCCCGATCTGGTTGCTCGACTGGACTTCAACACCGCCGTCGGCCGCTTCGCCCTGGCCGCGATGGCGCGCAACATTCGCGTCGATACGGCCGCCGGTGCCGACGACCAATGGGGTGGAGCGCTCGCCGCTTACGGCGTGGTGCCGACCGTCGGCAAGGACACCTTCCAGTTCTCGCTCACCGCCGGTAACGCGCTCGGCCGCTACATGGGCCAGGCCGTATTCTCCGACGGCAGCGTCGATACCGCCGGCGAACTCAGCCTGAACAACCAGTGGGGCGCGATTCTCGCCTACCGCCACTTCTGGATGGATAACCTGCGTTCCACCCTGGCGCTGTCGACCGCCCGCGCGAGCAACCCGAGTGGTGTGACGACTGCGAACATGAACGAAAGCTCCGACACCGCTCACCTGAACCTGCTGTGGAGCCCGGTTGCCAGCACGACGTTCGGCCTGGAACTGATTCACGCCAGGCGTGAAACGGAAGATGGCCGCAATGGCGATTTGAACCGCGTGCAAACCTCGGCGCAGTACAACTTCTGA
- a CDS encoding branched-chain amino acid ABC transporter permease, with amino-acid sequence MTNLHIKQDSLVLPPQVVRERQQAAQRRKLWFYLALLGVALVAPLAVYPIFLMKLLCFALFACAFNLLLGYAGLLSFGHAAFFATGGYITGYLLSEYSGLGTELGILAGTLASAVLGLLFGLLAIRRQGIYFAMITLALAQLVFFIFVQAPFTGGENGLQGVPRGQLFGLFDLNDNLTLYYFVLAVFIVGFAIIQRTIHSPYGQVLKAIRENEPRAISLGYNVDAHKLLAFVISATLTGLAGSTKTVVFQLASLTDAHWHMSGEVILMTLLGGVGTVLGPLVGASVVVTLQSYLSNGPLGEWVHVILGVIFVTCVLLFRAGIVGWVLKLAKRNF; translated from the coding sequence ATGACCAATCTGCACATCAAACAGGACAGCTTGGTTCTGCCGCCGCAAGTGGTACGCGAGCGCCAGCAGGCGGCGCAGCGGCGCAAGCTGTGGTTCTACCTGGCACTGTTGGGCGTCGCGCTGGTCGCGCCCCTGGCGGTGTACCCGATCTTTCTGATGAAGCTGCTGTGCTTCGCCTTGTTCGCCTGCGCCTTCAACCTGTTGCTCGGCTATGCCGGCTTGTTGTCCTTCGGCCATGCCGCCTTTTTCGCCACTGGTGGTTACATCACCGGCTACTTGCTCAGCGAGTACAGCGGCCTGGGCACCGAGCTGGGAATACTCGCCGGCACCCTGGCGTCCGCCGTGCTCGGCCTGCTGTTCGGCCTGCTGGCGATTCGGCGCCAGGGTATCTACTTCGCCATGATCACCCTGGCGCTGGCGCAACTGGTGTTCTTCATCTTTGTCCAGGCGCCCTTCACCGGCGGCGAGAACGGCCTGCAGGGCGTGCCGCGTGGGCAGTTGTTCGGGCTGTTCGACCTGAACGACAACCTGACCCTGTACTACTTCGTCCTCGCGGTGTTCATCGTTGGCTTCGCCATCATCCAGCGCACCATCCACTCGCCCTATGGCCAGGTGCTCAAGGCGATCCGCGAGAACGAGCCGCGGGCCATTTCCCTGGGCTACAACGTCGACGCGCACAAGCTGTTGGCCTTCGTTATTTCCGCCACCTTGACCGGCCTGGCGGGCTCGACCAAGACCGTGGTGTTCCAGCTGGCCTCGCTGACCGACGCGCACTGGCACATGTCCGGAGAGGTGATCCTGATGACCCTGCTCGGCGGCGTCGGCACCGTGCTCGGGCCGCTGGTCGGCGCCAGCGTGGTGGTCACCCTGCAGAGTTACCTGTCCAACGGCCCATTGGGCGAATGGGTGCACGTGATCCTCGGGGTGATCTTCGTCACCTGCGTGCTGCTGTTCCGGGCTGGCATCGTCGGCTGGGTGCTGAAACTGGCGAAGCGCAACTTCTAA
- a CDS encoding branched-chain amino acid ABC transporter permease, whose translation MTMVFDIPLTVLLGQLLLGLINGAFYALLSLGLAIIFGLLRIINFAHGAQYMLGAFAAVLGLNYLGINYWMALILAPLLVGALGMLIERGLLRRIAGEDHLYGLLLTFGLALIVEGCFVKLFGVSGASYPMPELLKGGYNLGFMFLPTYRAWVVVAALVVCLLTWYMIERTRLGSYLRAGTENPKLMQAFGINVPLLITLTYGYGAALAGLAGVLAAPIYSVTPTMGANLLIVVFAVVVIGGMGSIMGAIVTGLAMGVIEGLTKVIYPEAANTIVFLVMVLVLLVRPAGLFGKET comes from the coding sequence ATGACTATGGTATTCGACATACCGCTGACCGTACTGCTCGGCCAGCTACTGCTCGGACTGATCAACGGCGCTTTCTATGCCTTGCTCAGCCTGGGCCTGGCGATCATCTTCGGTCTGTTGCGGATCATCAACTTCGCCCATGGCGCCCAGTACATGCTGGGGGCCTTCGCCGCCGTGCTCGGCCTCAACTACCTGGGCATCAACTATTGGATGGCGCTGATTCTGGCGCCGCTGCTGGTCGGCGCCCTCGGCATGCTTATCGAGCGTGGCCTGCTGCGGCGGATCGCCGGCGAGGATCACCTCTACGGCTTGCTGCTGACGTTTGGCCTGGCGCTGATCGTCGAGGGCTGCTTCGTCAAGCTGTTCGGCGTCTCCGGCGCGTCCTACCCGATGCCCGAGCTGCTCAAGGGTGGTTACAACCTCGGCTTCATGTTCCTGCCCACTTACCGCGCCTGGGTGGTGGTGGCAGCGCTGGTGGTGTGCCTGCTCACCTGGTACATGATCGAGCGCACCCGACTGGGCTCCTACCTGCGTGCCGGTACCGAAAACCCCAAGCTGATGCAGGCCTTCGGCATCAACGTGCCGCTGCTGATTACCCTGACCTATGGCTATGGCGCGGCGCTGGCGGGGTTGGCCGGGGTGCTGGCCGCACCGATCTATTCGGTCACGCCGACCATGGGCGCCAATCTGCTGATCGTGGTGTTTGCCGTGGTGGTAATCGGTGGCATGGGTTCGATCATGGGCGCGATCGTCACGGGTTTGGCCATGGGCGTGATTGAGGGGCTGACCAAGGTGATCTATCCAGAAGCGGCCAACACCATCGTGTTCCTGGTGATGGTACTGGTGCTGCTGGTTCGTCCCGCGGGACTGTTCGGCAAGGAGACATAA
- a CDS encoding ABC transporter substrate-binding protein yields the protein MNLFQKTASTILATSLIASAAQAQLSDDEIRIGYLADMSGTYRDLSGPGGLEALKMAVEDFGGQIDGKKIVIFSADDLNKPDVGASTVRQWVDERNVDMVTGLVASSVVLAASQVVEQAGKLALISGAAASSITNEYCSPNHIHWTYDSYALANGTAKAVLANGGKSWFILTADYAFGHAMEADITKVVKADGGSVLGTVRHPFPSSDFSSYILQAQGSGADVIALANAGADTVNSLMTASQFGVAQSGQKLAGMVVFLNDIHAMGLDVTQGLMLTTGWYWDLNEETRTWSKRYEDRFGSKPGMVPAGIYSATMHYLNAVKAAGSDEAQAVRAQMMATPVNDMFAKNGKIRADGRMVHDMYLAQVKTPAESKGDWDLYKIVRTIPGDEAFRPLAESQCKLLSQN from the coding sequence ATGAATCTGTTCCAGAAGACTGCTAGCACCATCCTCGCCACTAGCCTGATTGCCAGTGCCGCCCAGGCGCAGCTTAGCGACGACGAAATTCGCATCGGCTACCTGGCCGATATGTCCGGTACCTACCGCGATCTCTCCGGCCCGGGTGGCCTGGAAGCACTGAAGATGGCGGTCGAGGACTTCGGCGGCCAGATTGATGGCAAGAAGATCGTGATCTTCAGCGCCGACGACCTGAACAAGCCGGATGTCGGCGCCAGTACCGTGCGGCAGTGGGTCGATGAGCGCAACGTCGACATGGTCACCGGCCTGGTCGCCTCCTCGGTGGTGCTGGCGGCGAGCCAGGTGGTGGAGCAAGCCGGCAAGCTGGCGCTGATTTCCGGTGCCGCGGCCTCGAGCATTACCAACGAATACTGCTCGCCCAACCACATCCACTGGACCTACGACTCCTACGCGCTGGCCAACGGCACGGCCAAGGCGGTGTTGGCCAATGGCGGCAAGAGCTGGTTCATCCTAACCGCCGACTATGCCTTCGGCCATGCCATGGAAGCCGACATCACCAAGGTGGTCAAGGCCGATGGCGGCTCTGTGCTGGGCACGGTGCGTCATCCATTCCCGAGCAGTGATTTTTCCTCCTACATCCTCCAGGCCCAGGGCTCCGGCGCCGATGTGATTGCCCTGGCCAACGCCGGTGCCGACACGGTCAATTCGCTGATGACCGCTAGCCAGTTCGGCGTTGCCCAGTCCGGGCAGAAGCTGGCCGGCATGGTGGTATTCCTCAACGACATCCATGCCATGGGCCTGGACGTGACCCAGGGGCTGATGCTGACCACCGGCTGGTACTGGGACCTCAACGAGGAAACCCGCACCTGGTCCAAGCGCTACGAGGACCGTTTCGGCAGCAAGCCGGGCATGGTACCGGCGGGTATCTACTCGGCGACCATGCATTACCTGAACGCGGTCAAGGCCGCCGGTAGCGACGAGGCGCAGGCGGTGCGGGCGCAGATGATGGCGACCCCGGTCAACGACATGTTCGCCAAGAACGGCAAGATCCGCGCCGATGGCCGCATGGTCCACGACATGTACCTGGCTCAGGTGAAGACCCCGGCCGAGTCGAAGGGCGACTGGGACCTGTACAAGATCGTGCGCACCATTCCGGGCGACGAGGCCTTCCGCCCGCTGGCCGAGAGCCAATGCAAGCTGCTGTCGCAGAACTGA
- a CDS encoding ABC transporter ATP-binding protein: MSSLHSPDYEQLRVSDLHAFYGESHILHGIDLLVRRGELVTLLGRNGSGRSTTLRAIMNMVGRRTGSIVINGNETLGIAAHLIPRLGVGFCPEERGIFASLNVEENLLLPPMVRSGGMSLDDIYEMFPNLYERRFSQGTRLSGGEQQMLAMARILRTGANLLLLDEITEGLAPVIVQKLAEVLIKLKNKGLTIVLVEQNFRFAAPLADRHYLMDHGQIVEEISAAELSSKQELLHRCLGV, translated from the coding sequence ATGAGCAGCCTGCATAGCCCGGATTACGAGCAACTGCGGGTCAGCGACCTGCATGCCTTCTATGGCGAGTCGCACATTCTGCATGGCATCGACCTGTTGGTGCGCCGCGGCGAACTGGTGACCCTGCTCGGGCGCAACGGCTCGGGCCGCTCCACCACCCTGCGCGCGATCATGAACATGGTGGGCCGGCGCACCGGTTCGATCGTGATCAACGGCAATGAGACCCTCGGTATCGCCGCGCACCTGATCCCGCGCCTGGGCGTTGGCTTTTGCCCGGAAGAACGCGGCATCTTCGCCAGCCTCAACGTCGAGGAGAACCTGCTGCTGCCGCCCATGGTGCGCAGCGGCGGCATGAGCCTCGATGACATCTACGAGATGTTCCCCAACCTCTACGAGCGGCGTTTCAGCCAAGGCACCCGGCTGTCCGGCGGCGAGCAGCAGATGCTGGCCATGGCGCGCATCCTGCGCACTGGCGCCAACCTGCTGCTGCTCGACGAGATCACCGAGGGCCTGGCTCCGGTGATCGTGCAGAAGCTCGCCGAGGTGCTGATCAAGCTCAAGAACAAGGGCCTGACCATCGTGTTGGTGGAGCAGAACTTCCGCTTCGCCGCCCCCTTGGCAGATCGGCATTACCTGATGGATCACGGCCAGATCGTCGAGGAAATCAGCGCCGCCGAGCTGTCGTCCAAGCAGGAACTGCTGCACCGCTGCCTGGGCGTCTAA
- a CDS encoding ABC transporter ATP-binding protein, which yields MSPEFVLETRGLTKEFRGFTAVDSVDLRVQKGHIHALIGPNGAGKTTVFNLLSKFLAPTSGEIIYQGKTITGLQPNQIARLGLVRSFQISAVFGHMSVMENVRVALQRKLGNSFHFWKSERSLEALNERALQMLDEVGLLEYADTLTIELPYGRKRALELATTLALDPAVLLLDEPTQGMGGEDVEMVIGLVRRAAVGRTVLMVEHNLSVVSQLCDRITVLARGAILAEGDYASVSANPLVREAYLGSEAAVIEEAGA from the coding sequence ATGTCACCCGAATTCGTTTTGGAAACGCGCGGATTGACCAAGGAATTTCGCGGCTTCACCGCGGTGGATTCGGTCGATCTTCGTGTGCAGAAGGGGCATATCCATGCCTTGATCGGACCCAACGGGGCCGGCAAGACCACGGTATTCAACCTGCTCAGCAAGTTCCTCGCGCCCACTAGCGGCGAGATCATCTATCAGGGCAAGACCATCACCGGCCTGCAGCCGAACCAGATCGCCCGTCTCGGCCTGGTGCGTTCCTTCCAGATTTCCGCGGTATTCGGTCACATGAGTGTGATGGAGAACGTCCGCGTGGCCCTGCAGCGCAAGCTGGGCAACTCCTTTCACTTCTGGAAGTCCGAGCGCAGTCTCGAAGCCCTCAACGAGCGCGCCCTGCAGATGCTCGACGAGGTGGGCCTGCTCGAATACGCCGACACCCTGACCATCGAATTGCCCTATGGCCGCAAGCGCGCGCTGGAGCTGGCCACTACCCTGGCGCTGGACCCGGCCGTGCTGTTGCTCGACGAGCCGACCCAGGGCATGGGCGGCGAGGACGTGGAAATGGTCATCGGCCTGGTACGCCGCGCCGCAGTGGGGCGCACGGTGTTGATGGTCGAACACAACCTCAGTGTGGTCAGTCAGCTGTGCGATCGCATCACCGTACTGGCCCGCGGCGCGATCCTCGCCGAAGGCGACTACGCCAGCGTGTCCGCCAACCCCCTGGTGCGCGAGGCCTACCTGGGCAGCGAAGCGGCCGTCATCGAGGAGGCCGGCGCATGA
- a CDS encoding peroxidase-related enzyme (This protein belongs to a clade of uncharacterized proteins related to peroxidases such as the alkylhydroperoxidase AhpD.) produces MSPQISRFALPENLEQLPDDLRQRILAVQEKAGFVPHVFLMLAHRPDEFRAFFAYHDALMERESDSLTPAEKEMIVVATSARHGCLYCVVAHGAVLRIYSKDPLLADQVAVNHRTAPIGERQRLMLDFAFHVGLERGGLDGDWQARLQAVGFSLDDIWDIGAITAFFSLSNRLVSLAGTPPNAEFYLMGRVPRAPC; encoded by the coding sequence ATGTCCCCGCAGATCAGCCGCTTTGCCCTTCCCGAAAACCTTGAACAATTACCGGACGACCTGCGCCAGCGAATACTCGCGGTGCAGGAGAAGGCTGGCTTCGTGCCTCATGTGTTCCTCATGCTGGCCCACCGTCCGGACGAGTTCCGGGCCTTCTTCGCCTACCACGACGCCCTGATGGAGCGTGAGTCCGACAGCCTGACGCCGGCGGAAAAGGAGATGATCGTGGTCGCCACCAGCGCCCGCCACGGCTGTCTGTACTGCGTGGTGGCGCATGGCGCGGTGTTGCGCATCTACAGCAAGGATCCGCTACTCGCCGACCAGGTGGCGGTCAACCACCGCACGGCGCCGATCGGCGAGCGCCAGCGCCTGATGCTGGATTTCGCCTTTCACGTCGGCCTCGAGCGCGGCGGCCTGGATGGCGACTGGCAGGCACGCCTGCAGGCAGTCGGCTTCAGCCTCGACGACATCTGGGACATCGGCGCCATCACCGCCTTCTTCAGCCTGTCCAACCGCCTGGTGTCGCTGGCCGGCACGCCACCCAACGCCGAGTTTTACCTGATGGGCCGCGTGCCCAGGGCGCCGTGTTGA